Within the Streptomyces sp. R41 genome, the region GGCGCCCACGTTTCCCGCGGCTCCGCCCACCAGGACTGTCTCGCCACGGCACAGGCCACCGTGGGTGAACAGGGCGAGATACGCGGCAGCGGCCGGGTGGACCACGGCCACCGCGACCTCGGGAGGTACATCCGGAGGGAGCGGGTAGAGCCGGTCGACAGGCACCGCCGCCTGCTCGGCCGCCGCACCCTGACGGCCGCCGTGGCCGAGGCTGTTGCACCACACGGCGTCGCCGACGGCGAACCCGCCCCCGGCCGACGCGACCGTGCCCACAAGGTCCCGGCCGATGACGAAGGGGAACTCCAGCGGCGTACGGAAGACCCCTGAACGGACAAAGGCGTCCACGGGGTTGACCGTGGTGGCCCGTACGTCGACGAGGACCTCGTCGGGACCCGGCACGGGTGCGGCGAACTCTCCGTAGCGAATGACGTCGGGTGGGCCGAGTTGTTCGACGTAAGCGGCACGCATGGCCAAGGTTCCTTCCACCGCGGGGGCGCGCTCGCGCGAAGCCCGCGCGTTCCCGTCAAGTCGCCGTCAAGCCGTCATCAAGTCGCGGTCCAGGTACCCGGGATTTCCGCCCGTCGCGACCTGACGGACCCTCACGGGCATTCTTGCCCCGGCTTCCCGACCGGCGCGGCATTCCGGGCACCAGCGGTGAGTCGCGCGGGGCGGCGCGGAGCACGCGCACCGAGAAAAGGATCTGACGGCGCTTGTTTGAGACCTCCTGATCGGAAGCGTCCTGGTCGCAGACGGGCGACCTGGTTAGGTGGATCCCATGACTGCGATCCGACTGCTGCTCGTCGACGACGACCCCCTGGTGAGAGCCGGCCTGTCCTTCATGATGGGCGGCGCCGACGACATCGAGATCGTCGGAGAGGCCGCCGACGGGAGCGAGGTGGAAGCGCTCGTCGACCGCACCCGCCCGGACGTCGTCCTGATGGACATCCGGATGCCGACGGTCGATGGACTCACCGCCACGGAGAGGCTGCGCGGCCGCCAGGAGGCGCCGCAGGTCGTGGTCCTGACCACCTTCCACGCCGACGAGCAGGTGTTGCGGGCGCTGCGCGCGGGGGCGGCCGGGTTCGTACTGAAGGACACCCCGCCCGCGGAGATCCTCGCGGCGGTGAGGCGGGTGGCGGCGGGTGATCCCGTGCTGTCGCCCACCGTCACCCGCCAGTTGATGGAGCACGCGGCCGGCGGCGCGCCCGACACCCGCCGTGCGACCGCCCGCGACCGGGTCGCCTCCCTCAACGACCGGGAACGCGAGGTCGCCGTCTCCGTAGGGCAAGGCAGGTCGAACGCGGAGATCGCCGCCGAACTCTTCATGAGCGTCGCCACCGTCAAGACCCACGTCTCGCGCATCCTGGCCAAGCTCGGCCTCAACAACCGTGTACAGATCGCCCTGTTGACATACGACGCCGGGCTTCTGGAGGAGGACGGGCACTGAGAGGACGGCACTGAGGGGAGGACGGCACCGAGGGGAGGTCGGGCACTGATCGGGGGCCGCGATCGTTGATCGGGGCAACGGGAGGAGCAACCATGATCGACCTGGGGGAGTACGGGGCGCGGTTCACGGCGGACCCGTATCCGGTGTACGCGGCACTGCGTGAGCGAGGTCCCGTGCACTGGGTGCGCACGCCACCACCCGGTGCGTACGAGGGCTGGCTCGTCGTGGGGTACGAGGAGGCGCGGGCCGCCCTCGCCGACCCGAGGCTGTCCAAGGACAGCACCAAAATGGGGCTGAGCTCGCTCGAAGAGGAGCTGATGGGCCGGTATGTGCTGATCAGCGACCCGCCCGAGCACACCCGGCTGCGCTCGCTCGTCGCGGGCGCGTTCACCATGCGGCGGGTTGAGGCGCTGCGCCCGCGCGTCCAGCAGATCACCGACGAGTTGCTGGACGAGATGCTGCCGAAGGGCCGCGCCGACCTCGTGGACTCCTTCGCCTATCCGCTGCCCATCACGGTCATCTGCGAGCTCCTCGGCGTCCCCGACATCGACCGGGAGGCCTTCCGGGCCATGTCGAACGAGATCGTGGCCCCGTCCGGCGGAGACACCGAACTCGCCGCGATCGAGCAACTCGCCTCATACCTTGACGAGTTGATCGAGGACAAACGCTGCACGGCACCGGCCGACGACCTGCTCAGCGCCCTCATCCGTACCCGCGCGCAGGACGGCGACCGCCTCTCGCGCGACGAACTGCGCGGGATGGCGTTCATCCTGCTGGTCGCGGGCCACGAGACGACGGTCAACCTGATCACGACCGCGGTGCACACCCTGCTCACCCACCCGGACCAACTCGCCGCGCTGCGGGCCGACATGACCCTCCTCGACGGCGCTGTGGAGGAGGTCCTGCGCTTCGAGGGACCGGTGGAGACGGCGACGTACCGCTACGCGGCCGAGCCGATGGAGATCGGCGGCAGGTCCATCGCGGTGGGCGACCCGGTGATGATCGGCCTCGACGCCGCCGACCGCGACGCGGCGTACTGCCCGGACCGGCACCGCTTCGACGTCCACCGCGCCCCGCAGGGCCATCTCGCCTTCGGACATGGCATCCACTACTGCCTGGGCGCGCCCCTGGCCCGCCTCGAAGCCCGTGTCGCGCTGCGCTCCCTGCTGGAGCGATGCCCGGATCTCGAGCTCGACGGGCCCCCTGGGGACTGGCTGTCCGGCATGCTGATACGCGGCCTGCGCAGCCTGCCGGTGCGCTGGTGAGCGGCCCCCTTCGACGAGAGGAGCGTCATCCGTGCTGCGTACGGCGGAGATCACCGCGGAGCTGACCGGCAAGGAGCTGCGCGGCTCCGACGCCCACCAGCTGTACTGGCGCTCCACATTGGAGTTCAGCCTGGACTGCTTCATCTGCGAGCGCACCGGCCGTACGACGGTCTTCGAGCGCGGGGCCGAGCGCGCACTGTGCTCCGGCAGTCGCAGCGGATTCAAGCGGCACCACACCGCCGCCAGGATCGCCGCGTTCGACACCACCAACGGCCGGGAGGGGCTGGCGGTCCGTGCCCTGATCGACTTCTGGTGGGCGCCCTTCACCGACACCCGGGACGGCAACAAGACAGCGGCGCCCACCAGCCACCCCTGGGTCCGGCTGCACCTGGGCTACTACTGCAAGGACGCCAAGGAGTCGGGCACCGACAGCATCCAGACCAACCTGGTGCGGCCGCACGAGCTGAAGTGCAAGCACTGCGACCGGGTACTCGGAGTCGACGCACAGACCCCGGCGGTGCGCCTCCTCGTGTGAGGCGCACCGCCGGGGTCCTCCACTCAGTCTCGCCCGCCCGGGATCTCCCGGAGCCGCACCGGACGCCGCTCCTGCCGGGACACCACACACGCCTCGGCGATACGCAGCGCCTCCAACGCCTCACGGCCGTCGCACGGATTGGGCCGCTCACCGCGGACGACCTCGACGAACGCGGCGAGCTCGGCCTCGTACGCCGGACCGAAGCGCTCCAGGAAGCCCATCCACGGCTTGTCGGCGGGCGGCGGCCCGGCCGGTTCGGTGGACGCGATCGGCGTACGGTCGTCGAGGCCGACGGCGATCTGGTCCAGCTCGCCGGCGAGCTCCATCCGGACGTCGTAGCCGGCCCCGTTCACCCGGGTCGCCGTCGCCGTGGCGAGGGTGCCGTCGTCGAAGGTGAGCACGGCCGCGGCGGTGTCGATGTCACCCGCCTCGCGGAACATCGCGGGCCCGGCGTCCGACCCGGTCGCGTACACCTCGAGGACCTCGCGGCCGGTGACCCAGCGCAGCATGTCGAAGTCGTGGATCAGGCAGTCCCGGTAGAGCCCGCCGGAGAGCGGGAGGTAGTCGACCGGGGGCGGCGACTGGTCGGACGTCATCGCCCGGACCGTGTGCAGCCGGCCCAGCCGTCCCGACCGCACCGCCTCGCGGGCGGCCGTGTAGCCCACGTCGAAGCGGCGCTGGAAGCCCAGCTGCAGAATCGTTCCGGCGGCATCGACCTCGGCCAGCGCGGCCAGCGTGCCCGCCAGATCGAGGGCGATGGGCTTCTCGCAGAAGACCGGGAGCCCGGACCGCGCTGCCCGACCGATCAGTTCGCCGTGGGCCGAAGTCGCCGCCGTGATGACCACCGCATCCACGCCCCAGGTGAAGATCTCGTCCACGCTGGGCGCCGCCGTCGCGCCCAGTCGGTCCGCCAGCCGATGGGCCCGCGCGGTGTCCGCGTCCGTGACGATGAGGGAGCCGCCGACCTCACGGTGACGGCTGAGAGTGGTCGCGTGGAATGTGCCGATACGACCCGCTCCGATGAGTCCGATGCGCATGGGAACAGTGTGGGCGAAGCCGGCACCGTGTCAATGGTTTGTCCGGACAATCGAACTTCACAACTTCCCGTCAACATCTCCCAGAGCTACGCTCGGGCCGTGCCGAAACCAGATGTGGATCCGACCGTGTCGCTCCAGCTCAGCGTCGACCGCAGCAGCCCGGTCCCGCTCTACTTCCAGCTGTCCCAACAGCTGGAGGCCGCGATCGAGCACGGAACGCTGACCCCGGGCAGCCTCCTTGGCAACGAGATCGAGCTCGCCGGGCGGCTCGGCCTGTCCCGGCCCACGGTCCGCCAGGCCATCCAGTCCCTCGTCGACAAGGGCCTGCTCGTACGGCGCCGCGGCGTGGGCACTCAGGTCGTGCACAGCCAGGTCAAGCGCCCGCTGGAACTCAGCAGCCTCTACGACGACCTGGAGTCGGCGGGCCAGCGCCCGGCGACCCAGGTGGTCGTCAACACCGTCGTACCGGCGTCCGCAGAGGTCGCGGCGGCCCTGGGCGTGGCCGAGGGCGGCGACGTACACCGTGTCGAGCGGCTGCGCCTCGCCCACGGGGAGCCGATGGCGTACCTCTGCAACTATCTGCCCCCCGACCTGCTGGAGCTGGACAGCGCGCAGATGGAGGCCACCGGCCTGTACCGGCTGATGCGCGCGGCGGGGATCACCCTGCACAGCGCCCGGCAGTCCGTCGGCGCACGCGCGGCCACCGCGGAAGAGGGCGAGCGGCTCGGCGAACCGGCCGGCGCGCCCCTGCTCACCATGCAGCGCACAACCTTCGACGACACCGGCCGCGCCGTCGAGTTCGGCACCCACATCTACCGGGCCTCGCGCTACTCCTTCGAGTTCCAGCTCCTCGTGCGTCCGTGATCGACTGACGCGCTCTCCTTCCCTCGTGCGTCCGTGATCGACCGACGCGCGCTCCTCACCGGCCCCGCTGTCGTCACCGAGAAGGGCGTGGCGCGACCGGTGAAGTCCACCGCGCGCGGGACCCGCTGGTCGGGTGCATGATCCCCGTGATTGATACTTGGACGTTTGGGGCCGGTGAGACGCCGGTCCCAGGGGCCTATGTGACGGCCCTCCGGGCCAGTCCGCAGGGCCCGGCGCACCAAGGAGCAAGCAAGAAGGGCACGGCCTCGTGGCACGGACTCGGACCTGGGTAAGCATCGCGCTCGCAGGGGCGCTGGGAGTGTCCCTCGCGGGATGCAGCAGCACCGGCGGTAAGCGGGCCGAGGACGCCCGCAAGGCGGCGGCGGCCCAGGGCAGGGCCGCGGTGAACACGCCCAAATGGACCTTCGCGATGATCACCCACGCGGGCGAAGGCGACACCTTCTGGGACATCGTGCAGAGCGGCGCCAAGCAGGCCGCCGTCAAGGACAACATCAACTTCCTGTACTCGCACAGTGGCGAGGCACAGCAGCAGGCACAGCTCGTGGACGCCGCCGTCGACAAGCAGGTCGACGGCATCATCGTCACGCTCGCCAAGCCCGACGCCATGAAGGCGGCCGTCGCGCGCGCCGAGAAGGCCGGCATCCCCGTGATCACGGTGAACTCGGGCTCCGAGGAGTCCAAGGCGTTCGGTGCGCTCACCCACATCGGTCAGGACGAGACCGTCGCCGGCGAGGCGGTCGGTGACGAGCTGAACAAGCGGGGCCGCAAGAAGGCCCTGTGTGTTCTGCACGAGCAGGGCAACGTCGGTCACGAGCAGCGCTGCGCGGGCATCAAGAACACCTTCCACGGCACCGTGCAGAACCTCTATGTCCAGGGCACCAGCATGCCCGACGTGCAGGCCTCCATCG harbors:
- a CDS encoding response regulator, which translates into the protein MTAIRLLLVDDDPLVRAGLSFMMGGADDIEIVGEAADGSEVEALVDRTRPDVVLMDIRMPTVDGLTATERLRGRQEAPQVVVLTTFHADEQVLRALRAGAAGFVLKDTPPAEILAAVRRVAAGDPVLSPTVTRQLMEHAAGGAPDTRRATARDRVASLNDREREVAVSVGQGRSNAEIAAELFMSVATVKTHVSRILAKLGLNNRVQIALLTYDAGLLEEDGH
- a CDS encoding cytochrome P450 yields the protein MIDLGEYGARFTADPYPVYAALRERGPVHWVRTPPPGAYEGWLVVGYEEARAALADPRLSKDSTKMGLSSLEEELMGRYVLISDPPEHTRLRSLVAGAFTMRRVEALRPRVQQITDELLDEMLPKGRADLVDSFAYPLPITVICELLGVPDIDREAFRAMSNEIVAPSGGDTELAAIEQLASYLDELIEDKRCTAPADDLLSALIRTRAQDGDRLSRDELRGMAFILLVAGHETTVNLITTAVHTLLTHPDQLAALRADMTLLDGAVEEVLRFEGPVETATYRYAAEPMEIGGRSIAVGDPVMIGLDAADRDAAYCPDRHRFDVHRAPQGHLAFGHGIHYCLGAPLARLEARVALRSLLERCPDLELDGPPGDWLSGMLIRGLRSLPVRW
- a CDS encoding Gfo/Idh/MocA family oxidoreductase, translating into MRIGLIGAGRIGTFHATTLSRHREVGGSLIVTDADTARAHRLADRLGATAAPSVDEIFTWGVDAVVITAATSAHGELIGRAARSGLPVFCEKPIALDLAGTLAALAEVDAAGTILQLGFQRRFDVGYTAAREAVRSGRLGRLHTVRAMTSDQSPPPVDYLPLSGGLYRDCLIHDFDMLRWVTGREVLEVYATGSDAGPAMFREAGDIDTAAAVLTFDDGTLATATATRVNGAGYDVRMELAGELDQIAVGLDDRTPIASTEPAGPPPADKPWMGFLERFGPAYEAELAAFVEVVRGERPNPCDGREALEALRIAEACVVSRQERRPVRLREIPGGRD
- a CDS encoding GntR family transcriptional regulator codes for the protein MSLQLSVDRSSPVPLYFQLSQQLEAAIEHGTLTPGSLLGNEIELAGRLGLSRPTVRQAIQSLVDKGLLVRRRGVGTQVVHSQVKRPLELSSLYDDLESAGQRPATQVVVNTVVPASAEVAAALGVAEGGDVHRVERLRLAHGEPMAYLCNYLPPDLLELDSAQMEATGLYRLMRAAGITLHSARQSVGARAATAEEGERLGEPAGAPLLTMQRTTFDDTGRAVEFGTHIYRASRYSFEFQLLVRP
- a CDS encoding sugar ABC transporter substrate-binding protein — protein: MARTRTWVSIALAGALGVSLAGCSSTGGKRAEDARKAAAAQGRAAVNTPKWTFAMITHAGEGDTFWDIVQSGAKQAAVKDNINFLYSHSGEAQQQAQLVDAAVDKQVDGIIVTLAKPDAMKAAVARAEKAGIPVITVNSGSEESKAFGALTHIGQDETVAGEAVGDELNKRGRKKALCVLHEQGNVGHEQRCAGIKNTFHGTVQNLYVQGTSMPDVQASIGAKLQADTSIDSVVTLGAPFADTAVKAKQDAGSKAEIDTFDLNEKVAGELKSGTLGFAVDQQPYLQGYEAVDLLWLYKYNDDVLGGGKPVLTGPQIITKDQAGALLEYTKRGTR